One window of the Salvelinus fontinalis isolate EN_2023a chromosome 2, ASM2944872v1, whole genome shotgun sequence genome contains the following:
- the LOC129810878 gene encoding hsp90 co-chaperone Cdc37-like 1 yields the protein MEWFGTGNSPMFPEEEEDGYSASASSVPSSFHNSSLQEVASAESMASLCQSQQKCVKASVSSWQLVEAQDQLCGMELHGSESVEQERARAVAGQSELSQTEHEWRRKESMLGGSRSPVLSADSSRDMFDKSIINSKNVELEVHDKSKTFVQKYEKELRHFGMLRRWDDSQRFLSDLHHLICEETANYLILWCFRLQAEEKEALMEQVAHQAVAMQFILEMASTSQQDPRGCFRQFFHKAKAGQEGYLNIFHAELEAFKQRVKEYTIKFKGETPSNDTPLQSSTARCHLDPKEVLESLPPELKAGFQLQDMQILQNVLSTMNPQVAEYHVKRCLESGLWTNKEGRRSKEEVNPETDDLRMMET from the exons ATGGAGTGGTTCGGTACTGGAAACTCCCCTATGTTTcccgaagaagaagaagatggtTACAGTGCCTCTGCCTCTTCTGTGCCAAGTAGCTTTCACAACTCCTCACTGCAG GAGGTTGCCAGTGCAGAGTCCATGGCATCCCTGTGCCAGAGCCAGCAGAAGTGTGTGAAGGCCTCCGTTTCCAGCTGGCAgttagtggaggctcaggaccaGCTGTGTGGGATGGAGCTGCACGGCTCCGAGAGCGTCGAGCAGGAGCGCGCCCGCGCTGTCGCCGGCCAATCAGAGCTCTCGCAGACTGAACATGAGTGGCGCCGGAAGGAGAGCATGCTGGGAGGCAGCAGGAGCCCCGTGCTCAGCGCTGACAGCAGCCGGGACATGTTCGACAAG AGTATTATTAATAGTAAAAACGTTGAATTGGAGGTTCACGACAAGAGCAAAACCTTTGTTCAGAAGTATGAAAAAGAATTGAGACATTTTG GCATGTTGCGGAGGTGGGATGACAGCCAGCGCTTCCTGTCTGACCTGCATCACCTCATCTGTGAGGAGACTGCCAACTACCTGATCCTCTGGTGCTTCAGACTTCAAGCCGAAGAG AAAGAGGCGTTAATGGAGCAGGTAGCTCACCAGGCTGTTGCTATGCAGTTTATCCTGGAGATGGCCAGCACCTCCCAGCAGGATCCCAGAGGCTGCTTCCGTCAGTTCTTCCACAAAGCCAAA GCAGGACAAGAGGGGTACTTAAACATCTTCCATGCTGAGCTAGAGGCCTTTAAGCAGAGAGTAAAAGAGTACACCATCAAGTTCAAAGGAGAGACCCCCTCCAACGACACACCGCTCCAGAGCAGTACAGCACGCTGTCATCTGGATCCCAAAGAGGTTCTAGAATCTTTACCCCCA GAACTGAAGGCAGGGTTCCAGCTGCAAGACATGCAGATTCTCCAGAATGTTCTCAGCACCATGAATCCACAG GTGGCAGAGTACCATGTGAAGCGTTGTCTGGAGTCTGGCTTGTGGACTAACAAAGAAGGGAGACGGTCCAAGGAGGAAGTTAATCCAGAAACAGATGACCTGCGCATGATGGAGACATAA